In one Sphingobacterium daejeonense genomic region, the following are encoded:
- a CDS encoding M90 family metallopeptidase, with protein MDAYNIIVLIIIFVGGITLGLFVWKKVGNKKIINPEIPDVALIKNVLHEKVSFFNKLDLQQQETFINRVSYFLHTTKISPEKGAVVNDEHKILIAASATIPLFHFQNWSYENLDEVLVYPGTFNEKYNTEEDKRNILGMVGDGAMHRKMIISLPALMSGFNHDGDYNTAIHEFVHLIDKADGEVDGVPEYLIPKELIQPWLEEMESTIAAIRRDKSDIRDYAATNPAEFLAVVSEYFFQKPKMLKEDHPELYDMLNEIYNGNKDELK; from the coding sequence ATGGATGCTTACAATATCATTGTATTAATAATAATTTTTGTTGGAGGTATTACCCTGGGCCTTTTTGTTTGGAAAAAAGTCGGCAATAAAAAAATCATAAACCCAGAAATTCCAGATGTGGCACTAATTAAAAATGTTCTACATGAAAAAGTTTCATTCTTCAATAAACTAGACCTACAGCAACAAGAAACTTTTATAAATAGAGTTTCTTATTTTTTGCATACCACCAAGATTTCTCCAGAAAAAGGAGCAGTCGTAAATGATGAACATAAAATATTGATTGCTGCCAGCGCAACAATTCCACTGTTCCACTTTCAGAATTGGTCATATGAGAATCTGGATGAAGTACTAGTCTATCCAGGCACGTTCAATGAAAAATACAATACTGAAGAAGATAAAAGAAATATCTTGGGAATGGTAGGAGATGGTGCAATGCACAGGAAAATGATTATTTCGCTCCCTGCATTGATGTCTGGATTTAATCATGATGGCGATTACAACACCGCTATACATGAATTTGTACATCTAATCGATAAAGCCGATGGAGAAGTAGATGGAGTCCCAGAATATCTGATCCCCAAAGAGTTAATCCAACCCTGGCTCGAAGAAATGGAATCTACAATTGCCGCAATAAGAAGAGATAAATCCGATATCAGAGATTATGCCGCTACCAATCCAGCGGAATTTTTAGCAGTCGTCTCAGAATATTTCTTTCAAAAACCTAAAATGCTCAAGGAAGATCATCCCGAGCTTTATGATATGTTGAATGAAATCTATAACGGAAACAAAGATGAATTAAAATAA
- a CDS encoding tetratricopeptide repeat protein, with protein sequence MNYEELEQLFYAGELDLCIKEGEEYLLDHPEDTDALFLMAVAHHDRAYEEGHEAAYDAIKQFVIPYLKRVLKYEPNNSRVLYNILNYPLGNQYTLEQIARPRKHLTETNKEEYLDYAHRLMQDPLNRVYGHDFKIKIYEILDNNEDLLKSLDEAMALFEIEFKDSRDLRDRNISICWMKKIYLLDRTNMLDKSDLIHLIDSGIYNFVSPHDMEYLDLAEIAFEGNAWDVALKVLLKLIKGDNHSQEVIDAYGKWHKRFNEQIELGYQNSEVFYYQLIIERNYPEVLGVPEDFYYHHGLEIKDKFPNNFAASHFVGTYLYEMGDFDEAYIVLKNGVSVNPDVTTWRRMVESQFLSTGLVEQDVPQFSSLPRDIYNEGVNLDDFLKNMADDSIKESLRTLDAKIYQQSLDSFRKYFEEFKYESDFYGDEHCWAMCCNNLSIVYTALGRFDEAISVAQEGLNHSDFSELHHSLIDALLQKEDYQEAQHALENYFSLYDEQTASFYRHLQHRADWVNVSHKLGNAEDVNKDAEELLFQIYEHYQENPDISDYDFRDFEAAKNTVEGVLYQENEHRSAQERKDYYLGLAEKYPDEANPQFNLMQAFNELEDYQNVNKSARLYLENKQSFLLNSFDKAKTIYMIVKSHFLVTQLREGAAMFTEYNEFCFEALEPSEYVLWLSYGIKLYDKLDNLSQVNALVDRFQGIYAEKEWAYDSLSEEVLLSKAHCNYVNGNLKEAHKILNYVLSYDDHNPIAEDFKQNWKKPGLFSKFRF encoded by the coding sequence ATGAATTACGAAGAATTAGAGCAGTTGTTTTATGCCGGAGAATTAGATTTATGTATTAAAGAAGGTGAAGAATATTTATTAGACCATCCAGAAGATACCGATGCCTTATTTCTTATGGCGGTGGCGCATCATGATAGAGCATATGAAGAAGGACATGAGGCAGCCTATGATGCCATTAAACAGTTTGTAATACCCTACTTGAAGAGGGTATTGAAATATGAACCTAATAATTCTCGAGTATTGTACAATATTTTGAATTATCCACTCGGTAATCAATACACACTTGAGCAGATAGCGAGACCTAGAAAACACCTAACTGAAACTAATAAAGAAGAATACCTCGATTATGCCCATCGATTAATGCAAGATCCATTGAATCGGGTGTATGGTCATGATTTTAAAATCAAGATTTATGAAATATTGGACAATAATGAAGATCTATTAAAGAGCTTAGACGAAGCTATGGCACTTTTTGAAATAGAATTCAAAGATAGTCGAGATCTAAGAGATCGAAATATTTCAATCTGTTGGATGAAAAAAATCTATTTATTGGATCGAACAAATATGCTGGATAAATCTGACTTAATTCATCTTATTGATTCAGGTATTTACAATTTCGTGAGCCCGCATGACATGGAATATCTAGATCTTGCCGAAATTGCTTTCGAAGGAAATGCTTGGGATGTTGCACTGAAAGTGCTGCTCAAATTGATCAAAGGTGATAATCATAGTCAGGAAGTAATCGATGCTTATGGAAAATGGCATAAAAGGTTTAATGAGCAAATCGAACTCGGATATCAAAACTCAGAAGTATTCTATTACCAATTAATAATCGAACGTAATTATCCTGAAGTACTGGGTGTGCCTGAAGATTTTTATTACCATCATGGGCTGGAGATCAAGGATAAGTTTCCAAATAATTTCGCCGCCAGCCATTTCGTAGGTACATACTTATATGAAATGGGAGATTTTGATGAGGCATATATAGTTTTAAAGAATGGAGTGTCGGTAAATCCAGATGTTACGACCTGGAGAAGAATGGTAGAGTCACAGTTTTTATCGACAGGGCTGGTAGAACAGGATGTACCACAGTTTTCAAGTTTGCCACGCGATATCTATAATGAAGGGGTGAACCTAGATGACTTTCTAAAGAACATGGCCGATGATTCGATTAAGGAAAGTCTGAGAACCTTGGATGCTAAAATCTATCAACAATCCCTTGATTCTTTCAGAAAGTATTTTGAAGAATTTAAATATGAAAGTGACTTCTATGGAGATGAACATTGTTGGGCTATGTGCTGTAACAATCTAAGCATCGTATATACTGCTCTGGGAAGATTTGATGAAGCAATTTCGGTAGCTCAAGAAGGATTGAACCATTCTGACTTCTCTGAACTCCACCATAGCTTAATTGATGCTTTACTGCAAAAAGAAGACTACCAGGAAGCTCAACATGCACTCGAAAATTATTTCAGTTTATATGATGAACAAACAGCATCATTTTATAGACACCTACAACACAGAGCGGATTGGGTAAATGTTAGCCATAAGCTGGGAAATGCGGAAGATGTAAATAAAGATGCTGAAGAATTATTGTTCCAGATTTATGAGCATTATCAAGAAAACCCAGATATATCGGATTATGACTTCAGAGATTTTGAAGCCGCCAAGAACACCGTGGAAGGAGTGTTGTATCAGGAAAATGAACATCGGTCAGCTCAGGAAAGGAAAGATTATTACTTAGGGCTCGCCGAAAAATATCCTGATGAAGCAAACCCTCAATTCAACTTAATGCAAGCTTTCAATGAATTGGAAGACTATCAAAATGTAAATAAATCTGCAAGGTTGTATCTCGAAAATAAACAGTCCTTTCTTTTAAATAGCTTCGATAAAGCAAAAACAATCTATATGATTGTGAAAAGTCATTTTCTAGTTACCCAACTTCGGGAAGGGGCTGCAATGTTTACTGAATATAATGAATTCTGTTTTGAAGCTCTTGAACCATCAGAATATGTACTTTGGTTAAGTTATGGTATTAAATTATATGACAAATTAGACAACCTATCACAAGTCAATGCGCTAGTTGATCGATTTCAAGGAATTTATGCAGAAAAAGAATGGGCATATGATAGTTTGTCGGAAGAGGTACTGTTGTCAAAGGCTCATTGCAATTATGTAAACGGAAATCTAAAAGAAGCTCATAAGATATTAAATTACGTTCTATCCTATGATGATCACAATCCGATTGCCGAAGATTTTAAACAAAATTGGAAAAAGCCAGGACTCTTCTCAAAATTCAGGTTTTAA
- a CDS encoding nuclear transport factor 2 family protein: MKSREEIIENYIAGYNSFDIEKMTADLDDNIKFENISNGNVTDSLIGKPDFIHQAEQAKSLFSQRQQKITSITHHENSTEVTIDYVATLAIDISESFKNRG; this comes from the coding sequence ATGAAAAGTAGAGAAGAGATTATCGAAAATTATATTGCTGGCTACAATAGCTTTGACATAGAAAAAATGACTGCAGATTTAGATGATAATATCAAGTTTGAAAATATATCCAATGGCAATGTAACAGATAGCCTAATTGGCAAACCTGACTTTATTCATCAGGCGGAGCAGGCTAAATCCTTATTTTCACAGCGTCAACAGAAAATTACTTCCATTACACATCATGAGAACAGCACTGAAGTGACCATTGACTATGTAGCTACTTTGGCAATTGATATCTCCGAGAGTTTTAAAAACAGGGGATAA
- a CDS encoding PSD1 and planctomycete cytochrome C domain-containing protein, giving the protein MSLVMMFGKLHISRNKLVVISLLVAGSTFIAILFPQCQSNDSNSASNYKLPKYVDYNYDIKPILSDKCYACHGPDNNTREAGLRLDTEEGAYKALAESPDKHAIVPGKPHISEAFLRITSEDESIKMPPTSANLPLTNYEIDLIGRWIEQGAVFKPHWAFTAPVKPEVPVNEDSDWGSNSIDNFVLAKMENAGFEPNPQADKNRLLRRVSLDLTGLPPDEKLMDKFLNDTSAAAYERLVDELIASPAYGEQMALHWMDVARYADSYGYQDDDIRTQWPWRDWVIHAFNENMPYDQFVTWQLAGDLLPNPNKEQILATAFNRNHKITEEGGVVEEEYRVAYGLDKTNTYAKGILGITMECAQCHDHKYDPFTQKNYYGMYAFFNNSMEKGLEGLVNSGPSKTPRMTVTQEDLKGILNFINKWDDQEEVSVSVMGERDSIRPTYILDRGLYDSPTERVYPQTPESVLPFDSTKYASNRLGLAQWTFSSKNPLTARVFVNQMWAMVFGRGLVASVADFGNQGDLPSHPELLDWLAVDFQASGWDIKRFMKQLVMTETYKQSSEINKKHLEKDPENIYLARSKRIRLPAQMIRDQVLATSGLLNRTIGGPSIKPYQPDGIWEVSSSGRGALAQYVQDHGKDLYRRGLYVFIKLTLPPPNMLIFDASNRDVCEVQRQRTNTPLQALVMMNDPAILEAARIHSENLISDSPNKVQKDYIQKAFRQVLCRNASEKELNLLVEYYNEELDRFTKKREDALAFLKVGEAPIDNNIPQEKLAALMSVVHAIYNLEETLTKG; this is encoded by the coding sequence TTGAGCTTAGTTATGATGTTCGGAAAACTGCATATTTCAAGAAATAAGCTGGTTGTAATAAGTTTACTTGTTGCAGGGTCCACATTTATTGCCATTCTATTTCCTCAATGTCAATCCAACGATTCCAATTCTGCGAGCAACTATAAATTGCCAAAATATGTGGATTATAATTATGATATAAAACCCATATTATCTGATAAATGCTATGCCTGCCATGGTCCTGACAACAATACTAGAGAGGCAGGACTCCGGCTGGATACCGAGGAGGGGGCATACAAGGCATTGGCCGAAAGTCCAGACAAGCACGCAATTGTTCCTGGCAAACCACATATTAGTGAGGCTTTCCTCAGGATTACATCAGAGGATGAATCTATTAAAATGCCACCTACTTCAGCAAATTTACCTTTGACAAATTATGAAATAGACCTCATTGGAAGATGGATTGAGCAAGGAGCAGTGTTTAAGCCGCATTGGGCATTTACCGCACCTGTAAAACCTGAAGTGCCAGTGAATGAGGATTCTGATTGGGGAAGTAATAGTATAGATAATTTTGTATTGGCAAAAATGGAGAATGCTGGTTTTGAACCGAATCCTCAAGCTGATAAAAACCGATTGCTAAGAAGAGTGAGCTTAGATTTAACTGGCCTCCCTCCTGATGAAAAATTAATGGACAAATTCCTGAATGATACTTCTGCAGCTGCTTACGAAAGATTGGTTGATGAATTGATTGCAAGCCCCGCATATGGAGAGCAAATGGCGCTACATTGGATGGATGTAGCAAGATATGCCGATTCTTACGGTTATCAAGACGATGATATCAGGACGCAATGGCCATGGAGGGATTGGGTTATCCATGCTTTCAATGAAAATATGCCATATGATCAATTTGTCACTTGGCAATTGGCTGGCGACTTGTTGCCAAACCCAAATAAAGAACAAATATTAGCCACCGCATTCAACAGAAACCATAAAATTACCGAAGAAGGTGGTGTGGTAGAAGAAGAATATCGGGTGGCATATGGCCTCGATAAAACAAATACCTATGCTAAAGGTATTCTAGGCATCACAATGGAATGTGCTCAATGCCATGACCACAAATATGATCCATTCACCCAAAAGAATTACTACGGCATGTATGCCTTTTTTAATAATTCAATGGAGAAAGGGTTGGAGGGCTTAGTAAATTCTGGTCCATCAAAAACTCCACGAATGACTGTCACGCAAGAAGATCTGAAAGGCATTTTAAATTTCATCAATAAATGGGATGACCAAGAAGAGGTTTCGGTTTCGGTAATGGGTGAAAGAGATAGTATCCGACCAACATATATTCTTGACAGAGGCCTTTACGATTCACCTACTGAAAGGGTTTATCCTCAAACCCCCGAGTCGGTTTTACCTTTTGATAGCACAAAATATGCATCCAATCGGCTTGGTCTAGCACAATGGACCTTCAGCAGTAAAAATCCACTGACAGCAAGAGTATTTGTGAATCAGATGTGGGCCATGGTATTTGGTCGGGGGTTGGTGGCTTCAGTAGCTGATTTTGGGAATCAAGGGGATTTGCCAAGCCATCCTGAATTATTGGACTGGTTGGCCGTAGATTTCCAAGCGAGTGGCTGGGATATTAAACGCTTCATGAAGCAGCTCGTCATGACTGAAACGTACAAACAGTCTTCGGAAATTAATAAAAAACATTTAGAAAAAGATCCCGAGAACATTTATTTGGCAAGGTCAAAGCGTATAAGACTGCCGGCCCAAATGATTAGGGATCAAGTTTTGGCAACTAGTGGGCTGTTGAACAGGACCATTGGCGGACCAAGTATAAAACCGTATCAACCGGATGGAATTTGGGAGGTGAGCAGTTCTGGACGTGGTGCTCTGGCACAATATGTTCAAGATCATGGCAAGGATCTTTATCGGAGGGGATTGTATGTGTTTATAAAATTGACCTTGCCGCCTCCCAATATGCTGATTTTTGATGCTAGTAACCGTGATGTCTGTGAGGTGCAAAGACAAAGGACCAACACCCCTTTGCAAGCATTGGTGATGATGAACGATCCTGCCATCTTGGAAGCCGCTCGTATCCATTCAGAAAACTTAATCTCCGATTCGCCCAATAAAGTCCAAAAAGACTATATACAGAAAGCATTCCGACAGGTGTTGTGCCGAAATGCATCCGAAAAAGAGCTTAATCTATTGGTAGAATATTATAACGAAGAATTGGATAGGTTCACTAAAAAAAGAGAGGATGCTTTAGCATTTCTGAAAGTCGGAGAAGCGCCAATAGATAACAATATTCCTCAGGAAAAATTGGCGGCATTAATGTCAGTAGTGCATGCCATCTATAATCTGGAGGAAACCTTGACGAAAGGATAA
- a CDS encoding acyltransferase family protein has translation MNNSELSKVIDIMRLPLIFFVIIAHLVPFTLPVVHFPSNANALYTLISETFSHHLAKLSVRCYFLVSGYYFFNRYKDDLLAFLKRQFKSRFRTLLIPYVVWNVLTVIAVFFKNYTFNYLGMPLDDHVSILEKGNLYNIFWGLPANFPLWYIRDLLCMIVLSPLIYFFIKYLKRYGIIILAVLYVGSFDTNVPGLSLTAIFFFSLGAYFSIEKKDILYVFNKIKSPAYLLMICFLVLSLANNGQQYQEYFLRIFILTGVVSIFNLFSYLSERFAVMNLLQGFSSLSFFIYVVHEIYIINWLKGYFYGLTMYENGGGKILIYFAIPFLCLAICAGLYYLLLKIAPKLLVFSLGGRMPNYNNRENDREKRIESHH, from the coding sequence ATGAATAATTCTGAACTATCAAAGGTGATCGACATTATGAGATTGCCTTTGATATTCTTTGTGATAATTGCTCATCTGGTTCCGTTCACATTACCGGTTGTACATTTTCCCAGCAATGCCAATGCACTCTATACATTGATCTCTGAAACTTTTTCCCATCACCTGGCGAAACTTTCCGTAAGGTGCTATTTCTTGGTTTCTGGCTATTATTTCTTCAATAGGTATAAAGATGACTTATTAGCATTCTTGAAAAGGCAGTTTAAGAGTAGGTTTAGAACTCTGCTGATTCCGTATGTTGTTTGGAATGTATTGACAGTAATTGCTGTGTTTTTCAAAAATTATACTTTCAATTATTTAGGGATGCCATTGGATGACCATGTTTCAATATTGGAAAAGGGAAATCTGTACAATATTTTTTGGGGTTTGCCCGCCAATTTTCCCCTTTGGTATATCAGGGACCTGCTCTGTATGATAGTCTTGTCACCATTGATTTATTTTTTTATAAAATATTTAAAACGATATGGAATAATCATTCTGGCTGTTTTGTACGTTGGAAGTTTTGATACCAATGTGCCAGGGTTGAGTTTAACGGCAATTTTCTTCTTTTCTTTAGGAGCTTACTTCTCAATCGAGAAAAAAGATATTTTATACGTATTCAATAAGATTAAAAGTCCTGCTTATCTTTTAATGATTTGCTTTCTTGTTTTATCATTAGCAAATAATGGTCAGCAATATCAAGAATATTTTTTACGAATATTTATTTTAACTGGTGTAGTGTCCATTTTCAACCTTTTTTCTTATCTAAGTGAGCGGTTCGCTGTAATGAATTTATTGCAAGGATTCAGTTCACTTTCTTTTTTTATATATGTTGTCCATGAAATATATATCATCAATTGGTTAAAGGGGTATTTCTATGGATTGACGATGTATGAAAATGGCGGGGGAAAGATCTTAATCTATTTTGCAATCCCATTCTTATGCCTGGCAATTTGCGCTGGGTTGTATTATTTATTGCTAAAAATAGCCCCAAAATTATTGGTGTTCTCCTTGGGAGGTAGGATGCCAAATTATAATAATAGGGAAAACGATCGTGAGAAAAGGATTGAAAGTCACCATTAG
- a CDS encoding aldo/keto reductase, producing the protein MEYRNIGDSEINASVIAFGAWAAGGWMWGSTDRKDAVEAIVAAYEVGVTTIDTAPIYGQGASEEIVGEALKDIPRDKTQILTKYGMRWDLEKGDFAFHSKKNNGEEIEIYKYAGKESIIYECEQSLKRLGTDYIDLYQIHWPDSTTPLDETFEAVVQLMEQGKVRYAGVCNYNAQLMAEAEKTVPLVSNQIPFSMVNRGVEEETIPYCIKHNKAVLAYSPLERGLLTGKIKPGYEFQEGDHRASHPHFQPDFIERTNVLLERIKPLADDKAVTLAQLVLRWTIERPGITIALAGARNAHQSVQNAKAMDFDISQEEIDFINAVVDAF; encoded by the coding sequence ATGGAATATAGAAATATTGGAGATAGCGAAATAAATGCTTCTGTCATAGCATTTGGTGCTTGGGCAGCAGGAGGTTGGATGTGGGGTTCAACTGACCGTAAAGATGCTGTTGAAGCAATAGTTGCCGCTTATGAAGTTGGTGTTACTACAATCGATACCGCACCTATTTATGGACAAGGAGCAAGTGAAGAAATCGTAGGTGAAGCATTAAAAGATATCCCAAGGGACAAAACCCAAATCCTAACAAAATATGGGATGCGCTGGGATTTGGAAAAAGGTGATTTCGCTTTCCATAGCAAGAAAAACAATGGCGAAGAAATTGAAATCTATAAGTATGCTGGGAAAGAAAGCATCATATACGAATGTGAACAGAGTTTAAAAAGATTGGGGACAGATTACATCGACCTTTATCAAATCCATTGGCCAGATTCGACAACACCATTAGACGAAACCTTTGAGGCTGTAGTCCAATTGATGGAGCAAGGTAAAGTAAGATATGCAGGTGTTTGTAATTACAATGCCCAACTAATGGCAGAAGCTGAAAAAACTGTACCGCTTGTTTCTAACCAGATCCCATTTAGTATGGTCAACAGGGGAGTAGAAGAAGAAACAATACCATACTGTATTAAACACAACAAGGCAGTACTTGCATATAGTCCTCTAGAACGTGGCTTGTTGACAGGAAAGATAAAACCGGGATATGAGTTCCAAGAAGGGGATCATAGGGCATCACATCCACACTTTCAACCTGACTTTATCGAAAGAACCAATGTGCTCCTTGAAAGAATCAAACCCTTAGCAGATGACAAAGCTGTAACCCTGGCTCAATTGGTGCTGAGATGGACAATTGAAAGACCCGGCATAACCATTGCCCTTGCAGGAGCAAGAAATGCTCACCAGTCAGTCCAAAACGCAAAAGCAATGGACTTCGACATCAGCCAAGAAGAAATAGATTTTATTAATGCCGTCGTAGACGCCTTTTAG
- a CDS encoding NUDIX hydrolase, translating to MEHYKDEPKTLLAVDCIIFGFNGESLQILLIKRGFEPEINKWSLMGGFVQPDESPDGAASRILFKLTGLQDVYMEQSAVFGKPHREKMDRVVSISYFALIDIREYQHINSQEFKAKWFPIDEYPELIFDHVDMINTAKRLLRSKAALYPILFELLPEKFTLPQISNLYEAVYEIVIDKRNFNRKLLSSNLLIKLKEKDRENSKKGAFFFVIDKDVYKEHIVTFLRFLPSWSAQDMGK from the coding sequence ATGGAACATTATAAAGATGAACCTAAAACACTGCTTGCTGTTGATTGCATTATTTTTGGATTCAATGGTGAATCATTACAGATATTACTTATTAAGAGGGGGTTCGAGCCCGAAATCAACAAATGGAGTTTGATGGGAGGTTTTGTCCAGCCCGATGAAAGTCCTGATGGGGCAGCATCGAGAATTCTTTTTAAACTGACGGGACTTCAGGATGTTTACATGGAGCAGTCTGCAGTTTTCGGTAAACCTCATCGTGAGAAAATGGACAGAGTTGTAAGCATCAGTTATTTTGCGTTGATAGACATTAGAGAATATCAACATATAAACAGCCAAGAATTCAAAGCTAAATGGTTTCCGATTGACGAATATCCTGAATTGATCTTTGACCATGTTGACATGATCAATACCGCAAAGAGGTTATTGAGAAGCAAAGCCGCATTGTACCCCATTCTTTTTGAATTGTTACCCGAGAAGTTCACACTCCCTCAAATCTCCAATCTCTATGAAGCTGTTTATGAAATTGTCATAGACAAAAGGAATTTCAATCGAAAGCTTTTATCTTCCAATCTATTAATCAAGCTCAAGGAAAAGGACAGGGAAAATTCTAAAAAAGGTGCATTTTTTTTTGTTATTGATAAAGATGTCTACAAAGAGCATATCGTGACATTTTTGCGATTTTTGCCCAGTTGGTCTGCTCAGGATATGGGAAAATAA